The genomic segment TCTGCAGGGTTATTTAAAAGTCCATGTACTTTTTCAACTTTGACAACAATTGCTTTAATTCTTTTATCTCTAAAAACGGTTCCAAGTCCACCGCGACCTGCTTGTTTTACTCTTGCTACTTTTCTTCTTATATCATAAAAAGAAAAATTTAGACAGCCCCACCAGCTGTGCTCCGCACCTTTTCCAGATGTTACAACAGCAACTTTTTGTCTGGATCTATCATTATCTTCAGAAGCATACATATAGGTTAATTGTTCAGTTAATAAATGGGTGTTTGTTTCTTCCAAAGGAGCTATTTCAACAGTTATTTTACCATTTTCTCCATCAATAAAAATTATAACATCATCTTTTGCTTTACCTTGAATTTCAAGTGCATCAAAACCTGCAAATTTAAGATAAGGACCAACAAAACCTCCTACATTACAATCACAGATAATATTTGTGGCAGGTGAAACAGTTAAACAAAGAGATTTACCAGTACCAGGGTACTGGGTTATTCCACAAAGCGGACCTGTTGTTATAACAAGATTGTTTTCAACACTGTCCCATCTGGTTTCTGATGTGATTGAATCCCATAATAGTTTAAGACCAAAACCACGACCACCAGTAAACTTGTTTTTCATCTCCTCTGTTACTTTTTTTTCCTTGATTTCCTTTTTTGATAAATCAATGTACAACGTTCTGTTTGCATAACCTTTTTGTACTTCTTGTTTTTTATAATTATAATCAAAAAGTACTCTATGGGCAAACCTCAGCTTTTTAAGATTCCATGTGTGTTTTGTATTTCCTGTTTTATATTCATCAATCGGTATCTGACCTTGTAACATTTTAAACCCCCAGTTTATGATAAACAATTTCTTTTATTTCATCAATTTTTACTTCTACTAATTCAAGAGCGCCATTTGGGCACGCTCTTACACAAGCACCACATGAAATACATTTAAAAGGCTGGATTCTTGAAACAGATTTTCTCATTGCGTTAATGGGACAAAAACCAACACAAGCCTGGCAGCCAATACAAAGATCTTTATCAAGCCAAACCACACCATTTTTCCTTCTTGTAAGAGCCCCAACTGGGCACATATCCAAACATAGTCCTCTCTGATCACAAACATGCATCTGATATCTATCACCATTTTTGATTATACGAATAGCTGATTTATCACCGCCATCCTTTGTCTTAAAATGAACCATTGAACAAGCTTTTTCACACTCAAGGCAACCATTACATTTCTCAGGGTGGAATTTCAAGATTTTAACTTTTTTAGGTTTATCCATTGTATTCACTTTTTTTTAAATTATTTTTAAAACAAACAAGGTGTTTAATATCACAGCAAACCAACACGTTACAGATATCATAGTAGTTATAGGGTAATACAACTTATCTTCAACAGTAGCCACATCTATTTTCTTTATCAATAGAGCAGCCGGTACAACAAAGCCTCCGATTAGAGCAGCTAGTAGTCCACGTGCTAGTATCTGTGGAATAAATGCTATTAGGTTCTCTACATGAAACCCAGCGCTTTGTAACAGCGGAGTCAATATTTGTGTTACAATATAGCCCCCCACAAAACAACAATATGATGTGATGATCCCCATGCTAACAGACATAGTATTTTTTTCTAATATCCTCAAGTCGAGAGATAACTTATACCATATAATTTCAAATATTAAACCCTCAGCTATTATAGCGATAGCAGAGCAGATAAAACAAGTACCAAACGGGTTAAATAATCTAAGAGCTCCAGCAACGAGACCCATACCTAGTTGCATACCTCTCTGTTTATAGAGTATCCTGCTGATAGCCATAAAACCAACAGCGAACAAACCAGCCATAATAGAACCAGCGGGTAAACCGGTGTTATGTAGATATGTACCAAGTATGTTTTCAGAAAAACCCCATAACGATCCAAATAATATTGTTCCCGCAATAAGTTTCATTTTGTTCATTATTAAATCACCTCGATTTTTATTACATATTTTACTCTAAATGCTTTTGTTAAATCAGAAAAAGCAACTGTCCCATCCTCTGTTAAAACACCATGCTGCATGTTTTCCCATGTTACAGTTTTTTCGTAATTATCAGCTCCTATAATTTTGTAATTATGACACAAAGGACAATCAATACCTGTCTCAGTGATCAACTCATCTAATGCTACACCAGAAAAATTCCCTCCATCTGGCGTTGCTATATTATGAATTTTAAAATCAGAAAATATCTGTTCTATGGTAAAACGTTGATTATTAACAATAATCGACTTCTCTGTTATGTAG from the Candidatus Thermoplasmatota archaeon genome contains:
- a CDS encoding 4Fe-4S binding protein; the protein is MDKPKKVKILKFHPEKCNGCLECEKACSMVHFKTKDGGDKSAIRIIKNGDRYQMHVCDQRGLCLDMCPVGALTRRKNGVVWLDKDLCIGCQACVGFCPINAMRKSVSRIQPFKCISCGACVRACPNGALELVEVKIDEIKEIVYHKLGV